GGATCTCGTGGTAGAAATCCGGTCCGTCGACTGCAGACGGCTTCACATCGATGCGCACGCACGCCGGCAACTTGTCCTCGTCGGTGGCATCCCAGGTGTCCAGCCACTCGTCGCTATCGCTCTCCCTCTGGTATGCGAACGTCACCGAAGCAACGTCGTAAAGCAACGTCGTGGTGAGCCCCGGCATCTCGTCGTTCTTGCGATCGAGCTTCTTCTTGCCGCCGGCAAACGCGGTGAAGGCCGGCTTCTCCGACATCTTCAGCTCCCCGTCCTCCATCCAGTAGCTGACGATGGCAAGGCCGCTGGCATCGGGCCTCTGCGGCGCATTGGTGACGAACTCGACGGTGTCGGACCTGCCGAAGAAAAACGGCTCGCTGGTCTGGGCACTGTCGTCGTCGTCCTCACCCAGCTCGTCGTCGCCCTGGTCTTTCGGCTTCGGAAGCTGGATCGGGGCGGCAGCGGCGATCTGCCGCGCGAGCACCTCGTTCGCGATGCGATAGCG
The sequence above is drawn from the Candidatus Binatia bacterium genome and encodes:
- a CDS encoding type II secretion system protein GspJ → MKLARESGFTLLELIVAMSVFTLIGIGLYGVLVLGAKTAGSGERITEQARRYRIANEVLARQIAAAAPIQLPKPKDQGDDELGEDDDDSAQTSEPFFFGRSDTVEFVTNAPQRPDASGLAIVSYWMEDGELKMSEKPAFTAFAGGKKKLDRKNDEMPGLTTTLLYDVASVTFAYQRESDSDEWLDTWDATDEDKLPACVRIDVKPSAVDGPDFYHEIPVMVGTFNQIADVDEDFRVRRAGRKQAAASDQSSSPNQRKAGRNNPTSEPASPPSTADPDPGE